The following proteins are co-located in the Osmia lignaria lignaria isolate PbOS001 chromosome 12, iyOsmLign1, whole genome shotgun sequence genome:
- the LOC143305949 gene encoding uncharacterized protein LOC143305949, whose protein sequence is MVMGPGGEHNTPTSTKRDRTTSDTNKVPDGTRFSQINLQHCKAATDILLCRLTMGQTDIALIQEPWIHKERVGGLNTGCGSLYYDATSARPRACIFVKKNIAALKLNEFCAADLSAIKVQLNRGGNTSELVICSAYLPYDSKEPPPTRELRALIDHCAVNGLHLVIGCDVNSHHTVWGSTNINGRGTALLEYLATTGLEILNIGSSPTFVTYRTQEVINLTLGSAKVTQIIKHWQVRDESTLTPPPYHF, encoded by the coding sequence ATGGTAATGGGCCCCGGCGGGGAACATAACACACCTACTTCGACCAAGCGAGACCGGACCACATCTGACACCAACAAGGTGCCAGATGGTACCAGGTTCTCGCAGATCAACTTGCAACATTGCAAGGCGGCAACGGACATTCTCCTGTGCCGCCTAACGATGGGGCAGACAGATATAGCCCTCATACAAGAACCTTGGATCCACAAGGAACGTGTAGGAGGGCTAAACACGGGGTGCGGCTCACTCTACTATGATGCCACATCCGCAAGGCCCAGAGCCTGTATCTTCGTCAAGAAGAACATAGCGGCCCTGAAACTTAATGAATTCTGTGCAGCTGATCTTTCAGCGATTAAGGTTCAACTTAACCGCGGTGGGAACACGTCAGAGCTGGTGATATGCTCGGCGTACCTGCCGTACGACTCCAAGGAACCTCCACCTACGAGGGAACTCAGGGCTCTGATAGATCACTGTGCTGTCAATGGTCTGCACCTGGTGATCGGTTGCGACGTCAACTCGCACCACACCGTATGGGGCAGTACAAATATCAACGGTAGAGGCACAGCATTGCTGGAGTACCTCGCCACCACGGGCTTGGAGATCCTTAACATAGGCTCCTCTCCCACCTTTGTTACCTACCGCACACAGGAGGTGATTAATCTGACCCTGGGCTCCGCCAAGGTGACACAGATCATTAAACACTGGCAGGTACGGGACGAGAGCACACTCACACCACCGCCTTATCACTTTTGA
- the LOC117602918 gene encoding uncharacterized protein LOC117602918, with the protein MEHLSSAITQAYEVACPARIRNSSKRFPWWNKKLDQARKDTRKLLNKATKANTQPAWDNYKKSQQAYKKLIRTSKRTGWKIFCKETELPAWRYSKVVFIPKPGKDNYDLAKSYRPISLTSFLLKTLERLVDRYIRDEVLASKPLHPSQHAYQNGKSTETALHNLVGSIEGALSNGESALCIFLDIEGAFGNTPHDAIQEAAIRYNIKNSVVRWIHNMLTNRTVTASLGEETVRADVARGCPQGGVLSPLLWTFVVDELICILTTEGFAVQGYADDLTITVRGRHPLDLARRLQKAITLVESWCRSHSLSVNPSKTELVLFTKRRHFYFKAPHLFGTQLQLTNEYWKNHVNKQTQKAISTYWACRRLFGPTWGLKPSMVRWIYQAILEPIITYASIVWWTSMKRGAHRRTIERIYRIALLGITGALPTTPTMAIGALLDIKPPHLAVMATAWRAAIRLHQAEEWYPASGGHTEILRDRGSKLILTHGGDRCKTEYLFRRKYDLIIPDREKWLGDPSGILTPRGLVWFTDGSKTGSGTGAGVARESPKVEMTYKLGHHVTIFQAEVFAICACAKYNLERAHSGKHIYICSDSIAALRALHRVEVGSKLVRDCALTLRQLSLNNRVKLIWGLAKEWLNQEFTRLWQNANGMRHTRALLEGPSQKLGDTLIHLDRAQLRMLVGLVTGHCGVDMPEVWGGGRNTSPRTSKMQGTKGPKRINPGDLGTLIIKHFGWPGAGASKICNRSPAA; encoded by the exons ATGGAGCATCTGAGCTCCGCCATTACTCAAGCCTATGAGGTTGCCTGCCCGGCCAGAATCAGGAACAGTAGCAAAAGGTTCCCCTGGTGGAACAAGAAATTGGACCAAGCCAGGAAGGATACCCGCAAACTACTGAATAAAGCCACGAAGGCAAATACGCAGCCAGCTTGGGACAACTACAAAAAGTCCCAGCAAGcttacaaaaaattaataagaacCAGCAAGAGGACGGGCTGGAAGATCTTCTGCAAAGAAACCGAGTTGCCAG CCTGGAGGTACTCCAAGGTAGTGTTCATCCCGAAACCAGGGAAGGACAACTATGACCTTGCCAAGTCGTACAGACCCATCAGCCTCACCTCTTTCTTGCTTAAAACGCTGGAAAGGCTGGTTGACAGGTACATCAGAGACGAGGTTTTGGCCAGCAAACCGCTGCACCCCTCTCAACACGCCTACCAAAACGGCAAATCCACCGAGACGGCACTTCACAACCTGGTAGGTTCTATCGAAGGTGCACTGTCGAACGGTGAATCTGCTCTCTGCATCTTCCTCGACATCGAGGGGGCGTTTGGCAACACCCCTCACGATGCTATACAGGAAGCCGCGATAAGATACAATATTAAGAACTCCGTCGTAAGATGGATCCACAATATGCTGACGAACAGAACAGTCACAGCAAGCCTGGGAGAGGAGACGGTGAGGGCCGACGTCGCGAGGGGCTGCCCGCAGGGAGGAGTCCTATCCCCCCTGCTGTGGACCTTCGTGGTTGACGAACTCATATGCATACTCACCACAGAAGGCTTTGCGGTTCAGGGTTACGCCGACGACCTTACGATCACGGTCAGAGGCAGACACCCGCTGGATTTAGCGAGGAGGTTGCAAAAGGCTATCACACTTGTGGAATCCTGGTGTCGATCACACTCGCTCTCGGTAAACCCGAGCAAAACGGAGCTGGTCCTATTCACAAAGAGAAGACACTTCTATTTTAAAGCTCCTCATCTTTTTGGGACGCAACTACAACTCACAAATGAG TACTGGAAGAACCACGTGAACAAGCAGACCCAGAAAGCAATTAGCACCTACTGGGCCTGCCGCAGACTGTTTGGCCCCACATGGGGACTCAAACCAAGTATGGTCAGGTGGATATACCAGGCCATCCTTGAACCTATTATAACATACGCCTCGATTGTGTGGTGGACCTCTATGAAGAGGGGAGCACACAGAAGGACAATAGAAAGAATATACCGAATAGCGTTGCTGGGGATAACAGGTGCGCTCCCCACCACGCCCACTATGGCAATAGGTGCGCTGCTCGATATCAAGCCACCCCATCTAGCAGTGATGGCAACGGCTTGGAGAGCGGCCATCCGCCTGCATCAAGCTGAAGAATGGTACCCGGCGAGCGGTGGGCACACCGAGATCCTAAGGGATCGGGGATCGAAGCTAATTCTGACCCACGGTGGAGATCGCTGCAAGACGGAGTACCTCTTCAGACGGAAATATGACTTAATCATCCCAGATAGGGAGAAATGGCTGGGGGACCCTAGCGGCATCCTGACTCCGAGGGGGCTGGTCTGGTTCACAGACGGCTCCAAGACCGGATCTGGCACCGGAGCCGGGGTAGCGAGGGAGAGCCCAAAGGTCGAAATGACCTACAAACTGGGCCACCACGTTACGATCTTCCAAGCAGAAGTGTTTGCCATCTGTGCCTGCGCCAAATACAATTTGGAAAGGGCCCATTCGGGCAAACACATCTACATCTGCAGTGACAGCATTGCTGCGCTTAGAGCCCTCCACAGAGTGGAGGTCGGGTCTAAGCTAGTCAGGGACTGCGCACTGACTCTGAGACAGCTATCTCTAAATAACAGAGTCAAGCTGATATGG GGCCTGGCTAAAGAATGGCTGAACCAGGAATTCACCAGGCTCTGGCAAAACGCTAACGGTATGAGACACACGAGGGCCCTACTTGAGGGACCGTCTCAGAAGCTGGGTGACACATTAATTCACCTGGACAGGGCGCAACTGCGCATGCTCGTGGGCCtagtgacaggacactg TGGAGTCGACATGCCCGAGGTGTGGGGCGGAGGACGAAACACCTCTCCACGCACTTCTAAGATGCAGGGAACTAAGGGCCCTAAGAGGATCAATCCTGGGGACCTTGGAACCCTCATCATTAAGCATTTCGGCTGGCCTGGTGCCGGTGCTTCTAAAATTTGCAACAGAAGCCCAGCTGCCTAG